One region of Pongo pygmaeus isolate AG05252 chromosome 21, NHGRI_mPonPyg2-v2.0_pri, whole genome shotgun sequence genomic DNA includes:
- the DEFB115 gene encoding beta-defensin 115, whose product MLPDHFSPLSGDIKLFVLALVVLVVLAQTAPDGWIRRYYYGTCRCRKSCKEIERKKEKRGEKHICCVPKEKDKLSHIHDQKETSELYI is encoded by the exons ATGCTGCCAGATCATTTCTCACCCCTCTCAGGAGACATTAAACTCTTTGTCCTGGCCTTAGTTGTCCTTGTGGTCCTGGCTCAGACTGCCCCAG ATGGATGGATCAGAAGGTACTATTATGGAACTTGCAGATGCAGGAAATCATGCAAAGAAattgagaggaagaaagaaaaacgtGGGGAAAAACATATTTGCTGTGTCCCTAAAGAAAAGGATAAACTATCACACATTCACGACCAAAAAGAGACAAGTGAGCTATATATCTAG